A single window of Polaribacter sp. SA4-10 DNA harbors:
- a CDS encoding GxxExxY protein, producing the protein MTENEISKIIVDCALKVHRALGPGLLESSYEECLFYELKKRNLKVEKQKALPLIYEEVKLEIGYRIDLIIEDKVIVELKSVETINDVHLAQVLTYLKLSECKLGLLINFNVSLIKYGIKRVVNNL; encoded by the coding sequence ATGACCGAAAACGAGATTTCTAAAATTATTGTCGATTGTGCATTAAAAGTTCATAGAGCTTTAGGTCCTGGTCTTTTAGAAAGTTCTTATGAAGAGTGTTTGTTTTATGAGTTAAAAAAAAGAAACTTAAAAGTAGAAAAACAAAAAGCATTGCCTTTAATTTATGAGGAAGTAAAACTCGAAATAGGATATAGAATAGATTTAATTATTGAAGATAAAGTAATTGTTGAATTAAAATCAGTGGAAACCATAAATGATGTTCATTTAGCTCAAGTTTTAACTTATTTAAAACTTTCTGAATGTAAATTAGGGTTGTTAATTAATTTCAACGTTTCTTTAATAAAATACGGAATTAAAAGAGTAGTAAATAATTTGTAA